One Roseomonas sp. OT10 DNA segment encodes these proteins:
- a CDS encoding IS5 family transposase: MWTDTTRAQYARAELALPSDLTDAEWALLEPFFPPASHVGRPRKWPLRRIVEAILYLLRGGLPWRMLPPCFPPVSTVRRWFYLWRDNRLWLSLNHALLLIAREGTGREASPSAGVIDSQSVKTTESGGPRGYDAGKKTKGRKRHILTDTDGNLVHAVVHTADIQDRDGAPLVLAEIIKRFPWLRHVFADGGYAGDKLRDALRRIGKWTVEIVKRSDAARGFVVLPRRWVVERTLAWLNRNRRLAKDFEQTIASATAWLFIASIQLFARRIARP, from the coding sequence ATGTGGACCGATACCACTCGGGCGCAGTATGCCCGTGCGGAACTGGCTTTGCCAAGCGATTTGACCGATGCCGAATGGGCACTGCTGGAGCCGTTCTTTCCGCCAGCATCGCATGTGGGCCGCCCGCGCAAGTGGCCACTCAGGCGGATTGTCGAGGCGATCCTGTATCTGCTGCGTGGCGGCCTGCCGTGGCGGATGCTGCCGCCCTGCTTTCCGCCGGTCTCGACGGTGCGGCGCTGGTTCTACCTGTGGCGGGACAATAGGCTGTGGTTGTCATTGAACCATGCTCTGTTGCTGATCGCCCGTGAGGGGACGGGTCGCGAAGCCTCGCCCAGCGCCGGGGTAATCGACAGCCAAAGCGTCAAAACCACGGAAAGCGGCGGACCTCGGGGCTATGATGCGGGCAAGAAGACCAAGGGCCGCAAGCGCCACATCCTGACCGACACCGACGGCAATCTCGTCCATGCGGTAGTCCACACCGCCGACATCCAGGACCGTGACGGTGCGCCGCTGGTGCTGGCCGAGATCATCAAGCGCTTCCCGTGGCTGCGCCATGTCTTCGCCGATGGTGGATATGCTGGCGACAAGCTCAGGGACGCCCTCCGGCGGATCGGCAAATGGACCGTCGAGATCGTCAAACGGTCAGATGCCGCAAGAGGGTTTGTCGTCCTCCCGCGCCGTTGGGTTGTCGAACGCACACTGGCTTGGCTCAATCGGAACCGCCGCCTCGCCAAGGACTTCGAGCAGACCATCGCATCGGCTACCGCATGGCTCTTCATCGCCTCGATCCAGCTCTTCGCACGCCGCATCGCAAGGCCATGA
- a CDS encoding DNA cytosine methyltransferase: MTMPLVPSIECVDLFCGVGGLTHGLARAGVKVVAGIDLDPDCKVPYEANNDAAFHERDVRDLTGGEVQAMFGAGAVRLLAGCAPCQPFSTYSRKGRRDDGQWDLVRDFGRLVRESQPHLVTMENVPQLVDCPVFAQFLADLAGYQVSWDVVDCVRYGVPQTRKRLVLLASRLGAVSLAPAGRQRKARTVRAAIAKLRPLEAGEADPRDPLHAACRLSDLNLRRIRASKPGGTWRDWDASLRAKCHAKDTGQTYPSVYGRMEWDAPAPTMTTQCFGYGNGRFGHPAQDRAITLREAAILQTFPRRYRFVEKGKPLIFSIMGRLIGNAVPVRIGEVIGRSLVAHVAGAMAERAVPGMGKRA, from the coding sequence ATGACGATGCCCCTGGTTCCTTCGATCGAGTGCGTTGACCTCTTCTGTGGCGTCGGCGGCCTGACGCACGGCCTCGCACGCGCGGGCGTGAAGGTTGTGGCGGGGATCGACCTCGATCCCGACTGCAAGGTGCCATACGAGGCCAACAACGATGCCGCCTTCCACGAGCGCGACGTGCGCGACCTGACCGGAGGCGAGGTGCAGGCGATGTTCGGGGCGGGTGCCGTGAGATTGCTTGCAGGGTGCGCTCCTTGCCAACCCTTCTCGACGTACAGCCGCAAGGGTCGGCGCGACGATGGGCAATGGGACCTGGTCCGCGACTTCGGCCGCCTGGTCAGGGAGTCTCAGCCGCATCTCGTCACGATGGAGAACGTGCCGCAGCTCGTGGACTGCCCGGTCTTCGCGCAGTTCCTAGCCGACCTCGCCGGCTACCAAGTCTCCTGGGACGTCGTCGATTGCGTGCGCTACGGGGTGCCGCAGACGCGCAAGAGGCTCGTCCTGCTGGCCTCCCGGCTCGGTGCGGTGTCGCTCGCGCCGGCAGGTCGGCAGAGGAAAGCGCGGACCGTCCGCGCGGCAATCGCCAAGCTCAGGCCCCTTGAGGCTGGGGAGGCCGATCCGCGCGATCCGCTGCATGCGGCGTGTCGCCTGAGCGACCTTAACCTGCGGCGGATCAGGGCTTCGAAGCCTGGCGGAACCTGGCGCGACTGGGACGCGTCGCTGCGCGCGAAGTGCCACGCGAAGGATACGGGGCAGACCTACCCCAGCGTGTACGGCCGGATGGAGTGGGATGCCCCAGCTCCGACCATGACGACGCAGTGCTTCGGATACGGGAACGGCCGGTTCGGGCACCCTGCCCAGGATCGGGCGATCACCCTGCGGGAGGCTGCCATCCTCCAGACTTTCCCGCGACGCTACCGCTTCGTCGAGAAGGGCAAGCCCCTCATCTTCAGCATCATGGGACGCCTGATCGGGAACGCTGTGCCCGTGCGGATCGGCGAGGTCATCGGCAGGAGCCTCGTCGCCCACGTCGCCGGGGCGATGGCCGAGCGCGCGGTGCCGGGGATGGGCAAGCGGGCCTAA
- a CDS encoding MAE_28990/MAE_18760 family HEPN-like nuclease, with protein MEALRTAFEERLQEIDAHLELLDSIEAQIGAGKPRSGPKVSPQQQKILYSTVFLLLYSLVEATATQCVEAVCTAVDGKGWRPHDLSDRVRLEWVRSIARTHEDLVYDRRLTSALEMFEMLVAGSPVAGFKVSGGGGNWDDDRIEKMLKRLGLQARLTEETKRGVKRHFHEGMGTLEFIRHRRNKLAHGNLSFVECAGTFTVSELRKLKEGTAAYLREVVESFATAIAGHEYLRPERRPARAGA; from the coding sequence ATGGAAGCCCTACGCACCGCGTTCGAGGAGCGCCTCCAGGAGATCGACGCGCACCTCGAACTGCTGGACAGCATCGAAGCGCAGATAGGGGCGGGCAAGCCGAGGAGCGGGCCGAAGGTGTCCCCGCAGCAGCAGAAGATCCTCTACTCGACAGTCTTCCTGCTGCTCTACAGCTTGGTCGAGGCGACCGCGACGCAGTGCGTCGAGGCTGTCTGCACCGCCGTCGACGGCAAGGGCTGGAGGCCACACGACCTCTCGGACAGGGTGCGGCTGGAGTGGGTACGGTCAATCGCGCGGACCCACGAGGATCTCGTCTACGACAGGCGGCTGACCTCAGCGCTGGAAATGTTCGAGATGCTGGTTGCAGGGTCACCTGTAGCCGGTTTCAAGGTCTCCGGCGGTGGCGGCAACTGGGACGACGATCGCATTGAGAAGATGCTCAAACGGCTCGGCTTGCAGGCTCGCCTGACCGAAGAGACGAAGCGCGGGGTGAAGAGGCACTTCCACGAGGGGATGGGAACGCTTGAGTTCATCAGGCATCGCCGAAACAAGCTGGCGCACGGCAACCTGTCCTTCGTCGAATGCGCCGGAACGTTCACCGTCAGCGAACTCCGAAAGCTGAAGGAGGGCACGGCTGCCTACCTCCGCGAAGTCGTGGAATCCTTCGCGACGGCGATCGCAGGCCATGAATACCTGAGGCCGGAACGCCGTCCCGCGCGGGCCGGGGCATGA
- a CDS encoding DUF262 domain-containing protein yields the protein MAGDEAASAEELPTALTEEQKAAAEAQIAEQSKRIEFNLVEYTIEILANKMEDGSFFIPDYQREDTWEDARKSRFVESILMGLPIPFLFFWERPDGRLEIVDGSQRLRTIQQFILGGFRLGELDTLNLISGFRFKDLPESRQRKTNNRSIRGIILNERADERARFDLFERINTGSKIANTAEVRRGALVGPFVRMVIDLARDPAFGELAPVPKAQENMREREELVTRFFAYGDGLEGYKDRVSDFLYDYSKRMNAAFEADPSLEAGYRERFRHTMSFVARVFPHGFRRTPKGTETPRTRFEAIAIGSFQALEERPALASQTPDVSAWIGSAEFKKVIGSDGANAIRRLRDRMEFVRTRLLSA from the coding sequence ATGGCAGGCGATGAGGCTGCCTCGGCTGAGGAGCTGCCCACGGCACTCACGGAGGAGCAGAAGGCCGCAGCCGAGGCCCAGATAGCCGAACAGTCGAAGCGGATCGAATTCAACTTGGTCGAGTACACGATCGAGATCCTCGCAAACAAGATGGAGGACGGCTCGTTCTTCATCCCGGACTATCAGCGCGAGGACACCTGGGAAGACGCGAGGAAGTCGCGCTTCGTCGAGTCTATCCTCATGGGCCTGCCCATCCCGTTCCTGTTCTTCTGGGAGCGCCCGGATGGACGGCTGGAGATAGTGGATGGCTCTCAGAGGCTGCGGACCATCCAGCAATTCATCCTCGGAGGCTTTCGGCTGGGAGAGCTCGACACGCTCAACCTGATCTCCGGGTTCCGCTTCAAGGATCTGCCGGAGTCCCGCCAACGCAAGACCAACAACCGTTCGATCCGCGGCATCATCCTGAACGAGCGTGCCGACGAGCGGGCGCGCTTCGACCTGTTCGAGCGCATCAACACGGGCAGCAAGATTGCGAACACCGCCGAGGTCCGGCGCGGGGCCTTGGTCGGCCCCTTCGTGCGGATGGTGATCGACCTAGCCAGGGATCCCGCGTTCGGCGAGTTGGCGCCGGTGCCGAAGGCGCAGGAAAACATGCGGGAGCGTGAAGAGCTGGTGACGCGCTTCTTCGCCTACGGCGACGGGTTGGAGGGCTACAAGGACCGCGTATCCGACTTCCTGTATGACTACTCGAAGAGGATGAACGCCGCCTTCGAGGCAGATCCGTCCCTTGAAGCCGGCTATCGAGAGCGCTTCCGCCACACGATGAGCTTCGTCGCACGGGTGTTCCCGCATGGGTTCAGGCGTACCCCGAAGGGGACGGAGACGCCGCGCACACGCTTCGAGGCGATCGCGATCGGCAGCTTCCAGGCTCTTGAGGAGCGTCCAGCGCTCGCAAGCCAGACGCCGGACGTATCCGCCTGGATCGGCAGCGCAGAGTTCAAGAAGGTCATCGGGTCCGACGGGGCGAACGCGATCCGCCGCCTGCGGGACCGGATGGAATTCGTCCGGACCCGCCTGCTGAGCGCCTGA
- a CDS encoding DUF3102 domain-containing protein, which produces MSAKRLKLDQAPEPVLLEGDARVHALQVAKAEPRRADEFVAEITLLWSRAQNTFLDIGRLLIRAKDMLPHGEYIAAVEAHLPFSGRTAYQLREAARWAIEMDRQKAIPVERLPGSYSTIYLLSTLDPPLLRQAEAEGLIRPELRRAELVAWRRNQGAEPVETRQSLLARREKLQRERDRLEDELRRIEAALTSRPGRD; this is translated from the coding sequence GTGTCAGCCAAACGGCTTAAGCTCGATCAGGCACCGGAGCCAGTGCTGCTGGAGGGCGATGCGCGCGTTCATGCCCTGCAGGTCGCCAAGGCGGAACCCAGGCGGGCGGACGAGTTCGTCGCGGAGATCACCCTTCTGTGGTCGCGGGCGCAGAACACCTTCCTCGATATCGGCCGCCTGCTCATCCGGGCCAAGGACATGCTGCCGCACGGCGAATACATCGCGGCCGTCGAGGCGCATCTGCCCTTCTCGGGCCGCACCGCCTACCAGTTGCGCGAGGCCGCGCGCTGGGCCATCGAGATGGACCGGCAGAAGGCCATCCCCGTGGAACGGCTGCCGGGCAGCTATTCCACCATCTACCTGCTCAGCACCCTGGACCCGCCGCTGCTTCGCCAAGCCGAGGCTGAAGGGCTGATCCGGCCCGAACTGCGCCGGGCGGAGCTGGTGGCCTGGCGCCGGAACCAGGGTGCGGAACCGGTCGAGACGCGGCAGTCGCTCCTGGCCCGGCGCGAGAAGCTGCAACGGGAGCGTGACCGCCTGGAGGATGAGCTGCGGCGGATCGAAGCCGCGCTGACCAGCAGGCCGGGGAGAGACTGA
- a CDS encoding ParA family protein has translation MLQAVWGSNGEALAVLRILVCSPKGGSGKSLLSRNLAAAAAHAGLRVATADLDPQATLTIWARRRPKDVPQIAHYKVAWADADALIDDAEFEETDVLFIDTPPSIETQPAAFGALLAAAHLIIVPSRVSFDDAESVAPFLRHLTAEGRPAVAVLNFVKPRVNINAVKRFLLEAGELCPVEVADRTDYARAGAKGLSLVDVPTHPGAEEMRAVWEFVSGRLGLKAARSGKRKGKSRVSQTA, from the coding sequence ATGCTACAGGCCGTTTGGGGCAGCAACGGGGAGGCGTTGGCCGTGCTGAGGATACTGGTGTGCAGCCCGAAGGGGGGGTCCGGAAAGTCCCTCCTGTCGCGGAACTTGGCTGCTGCTGCCGCACATGCCGGCCTGCGGGTTGCCACCGCCGATCTCGACCCCCAGGCGACGCTGACCATCTGGGCCCGGCGCCGTCCGAAAGATGTCCCGCAGATCGCCCACTACAAGGTCGCTTGGGCGGACGCCGATGCGCTGATCGACGACGCCGAGTTCGAGGAGACGGACGTGCTCTTCATCGACACGCCGCCGAGCATAGAAACCCAGCCGGCAGCCTTCGGCGCGTTGCTCGCGGCGGCCCATCTGATCATCGTGCCTTCCCGCGTCTCCTTCGACGACGCGGAATCGGTGGCACCGTTCCTGCGCCACCTGACCGCGGAGGGACGCCCGGCCGTGGCGGTCCTGAACTTCGTCAAGCCGCGCGTGAACATCAACGCGGTCAAGCGCTTCCTGCTAGAAGCCGGTGAGCTGTGCCCGGTGGAGGTGGCGGATCGCACCGACTATGCGCGCGCCGGTGCCAAGGGTCTCAGCCTTGTCGACGTGCCGACCCATCCGGGCGCGGAGGAGATGCGCGCCGTCTGGGAGTTCGTCTCAGGCCGATTGGGCCTGAAGGCCGCCAGGTCAGGCAAGAGGAAGGGGAAGTCTCGTGTCAGCCAAACGGCTTAA
- a CDS encoding DDE-type integrase/transposase/recombinase: MLQIHPNARTTPAIRVEIARSTEPSGTLAGRYEVIAETIRKWRKRRVGACLDRSARPHRLPWKATDEERAVVCALRRATHFALDDLTFVVTHFLPHLNRDSVWRILKAEGISRRPLPPSAAPAKGQGTFRDYDLGFVHIDIKHLPKLRTIAGEQRKRYLFVTIDRHSRSVHLAVKDDETERSAIAFLREAAAAFPFRLTYVLTDNGSCFTAAFARACADLGAEYRHTRPRTPQTNGMAERFNGRISSEVLGITVHSHQQLEQLLRGFNTAYNARRQRVLDGRMPSQVVAERLKAHRELARGKPEGHAGPSNIAQARLVAEATKEVSQPDS; encoded by the coding sequence ATGCTCCAGATCCATCCGAATGCCCGCACCACGCCTGCGATCCGCGTCGAGATCGCCCGCTCGACCGAGCCCAGCGGCACTCTGGCCGGGCGCTACGAGGTGATTGCCGAGACCATCCGCAAATGGCGCAAGCGCAGGGTTGGCGCGTGCCTGGACCGCTCGGCCAGGCCTCACCGGCTGCCCTGGAAGGCCACCGACGAAGAGCGGGCGGTGGTCTGCGCCCTGCGCCGGGCCACCCACTTCGCCCTCGACGACCTCACCTTCGTGGTCACCCACTTCCTGCCGCACCTCAACCGCGACAGCGTCTGGCGCATCCTCAAGGCCGAGGGGATTAGCCGTCGGCCGCTGCCGCCCTCCGCCGCGCCAGCCAAGGGCCAGGGCACCTTCCGGGATTACGACCTCGGCTTCGTTCATATCGACATCAAGCACCTGCCCAAGCTGCGGACCATCGCCGGCGAGCAGCGCAAGCGCTACCTCTTCGTCACCATCGACCGCCACTCGCGCTCCGTCCATCTCGCGGTCAAGGACGACGAGACGGAGAGGAGCGCTATCGCCTTCCTGCGCGAGGCCGCGGCCGCCTTCCCCTTCCGCCTCACCTACGTGCTGACCGACAACGGCAGCTGCTTCACCGCCGCCTTCGCCAGGGCCTGCGCCGACCTCGGCGCCGAGTACCGGCACACCCGGCCTCGTACGCCGCAGACCAACGGCATGGCCGAGCGCTTCAACGGCCGCATCAGCAGCGAGGTGCTCGGCATCACTGTCCACTCGCACCAGCAGCTCGAGCAACTGCTCCGCGGCTTCAACACCGCCTACAACGCCCGCCGCCAGCGCGTGCTCGATGGCAGAATGCCCAGCCAGGTCGTCGCCGAACGCCTCAAGGCCCACCGCGAGCTCGCCCGCGGCAAGCCCGAAGGTCATGCCGGTCCGAGCAACATCGCCCAGGCACGCCTCGTCGCTGAAGCTACCAAGGAGGTCTCACAACCAGACAGCTAG
- a CDS encoding type II toxin-antitoxin system VapC family toxin codes for MFLLDTNVVSELRKARTGNADPSVVRWADSVEVAGLFLSAITVLELELGVLRIEHRDPAQGQMLRRWLEDQVLPTFRERVLPVDTRVAQRCARLHVPDPRAERDALIAATGLVHDLTVVTRNTADFLATGVSLLDPWVIR; via the coding sequence ATGTTTCTCCTCGACACCAACGTCGTCTCGGAGTTGCGCAAAGCTCGGACAGGCAACGCCGATCCATCCGTGGTGCGCTGGGCCGATAGTGTGGAAGTCGCCGGATTGTTCCTCTCGGCCATCACGGTCCTGGAGCTTGAACTCGGCGTGCTGCGGATCGAGCATCGGGATCCGGCACAGGGGCAGATGCTCAGGCGCTGGCTTGAGGACCAGGTCCTTCCGACCTTCCGGGAGCGTGTCCTGCCGGTCGACACTCGGGTCGCCCAGCGATGTGCACGACTGCACGTGCCGGACCCGAGGGCTGAACGCGATGCCCTGATCGCCGCAACGGGCCTCGTGCACGATCTGACCGTCGTGACGCGCAATACCGCGGATTTCCTGGCGACTGGCGTCTCGTTGTTGGATCCGTGGGTGATCCGTTGA
- a CDS encoding type II toxin-antitoxin system Phd/YefM family antitoxin, with amino-acid sequence MPVTTLTSREFNQDTGRAKKAAVEGPVFITDRGRPAHVLLSFEDYQRLRGAQTGIADLLAMPDDDGIGFDPPKIHLGMQAADLS; translated from the coding sequence ATGCCCGTCACGACCCTCACCAGCCGCGAGTTCAATCAGGATACCGGCCGGGCCAAGAAGGCGGCGGTCGAGGGCCCGGTCTTCATCACCGATCGCGGCCGGCCGGCCCATGTCCTGTTGAGTTTCGAGGACTACCAGCGCCTTCGCGGGGCTCAAACGGGAATCGCCGATTTGCTGGCGATGCCGGATGATGACGGCATCGGCTTCGATCCGCCCAAGATCCATCTCGGAATGCAGGCTGCCGATCTGTCCTGA
- a CDS encoding DUF7673 family protein → MHATDLADDDEADGALLRLLTIAEGDTHQSAYVANFLLAWWNARNCGGFDLTDLWGVDSAISCDMVRVMGFVARRHNYPTTYGLGARFEGLVQTWRPHLTGKPRPSA, encoded by the coding sequence ATGCACGCCACGGACCTTGCCGACGACGATGAGGCGGACGGTGCCCTTCTGCGTTTGCTGACCATCGCCGAGGGCGACACACACCAATCCGCCTACGTCGCGAATTTCCTCCTGGCCTGGTGGAACGCTCGCAACTGCGGCGGCTTCGATCTCACCGACCTCTGGGGGGTCGATAGCGCGATCTCCTGCGACATGGTCCGCGTGATGGGCTTCGTCGCCCGCCGTCACAACTACCCTACGACCTACGGCCTTGGGGCGCGCTTCGAAGGACTGGTCCAAACCTGGCGCCCGCACCTCACCGGCAAGCCACGACCCTCCGCATGA
- a CDS encoding site-specific integrase, producing the protein MNSRSKVVAVSLAAPTASAPASRSPASTREALPPELAHLAEGSFGEALAKAVDLAQYTLAPRTAQAYEGYWSAFQAWCEGHAAPSLPAPPAIVAAYLAERSATLGRSGLRLILAAIAHHHRRAGQPWTSRDPVIGSVMRGILRQQQRPARPAAALTSAEVKRLLDACGGDLAGTRDRALFLLGFAGALRRSELVAVDREHLRFTPEGLVLTIPHSKRDQEGQGASLGIPRGLNPLTCPVRAMEEWLRRSRIPYGAVFRRLSSRGALEGRLTGNGVWRILRRRAEIAGISVEEGERLSPHGLRAGFITEAYLKGALDEQVMHHTRQKSLATTQGYRRRARITRDSPARLLDL; encoded by the coding sequence ATGAACAGCAGATCGAAGGTGGTAGCGGTATCGCTCGCTGCGCCCACCGCTTCGGCCCCCGCATCGCGGTCGCCTGCCAGCACCCGTGAAGCCCTGCCGCCGGAGCTGGCGCACCTGGCCGAGGGGAGCTTCGGCGAGGCGCTGGCCAAGGCGGTGGACCTCGCCCAATACACCCTCGCACCCCGCACCGCGCAGGCCTACGAGGGCTATTGGAGCGCCTTCCAGGCCTGGTGCGAGGGCCACGCCGCCCCGTCGCTGCCGGCCCCGCCTGCGATCGTCGCGGCCTACCTCGCCGAGCGCTCTGCCACCCTCGGCCGCTCCGGCCTGCGCCTGATCCTGGCCGCCATCGCCCACCACCACCGCCGCGCCGGCCAGCCCTGGACCTCGCGCGATCCGGTCATCGGCAGCGTCATGCGCGGCATCCTGCGCCAGCAACAGCGCCCCGCCCGCCCGGCCGCGGCCCTGACCTCGGCCGAGGTCAAGCGCCTGCTCGACGCCTGCGGCGGCGACCTCGCGGGCACCCGCGACCGGGCGCTGTTCCTGCTGGGCTTCGCCGGCGCCCTGCGCCGCTCCGAGCTGGTGGCGGTCGACCGCGAGCACCTGCGCTTCACCCCCGAGGGGCTGGTGCTGACCATCCCGCACTCCAAGCGCGACCAGGAGGGGCAGGGGGCCTCCCTGGGCATCCCGCGCGGGCTGAACCCGCTGACCTGTCCGGTGCGCGCGATGGAGGAGTGGCTGCGGCGTTCGCGCATCCCCTACGGCGCGGTGTTCCGGCGCCTGAGCAGCCGCGGCGCGCTGGAGGGGCGGCTGACCGGCAACGGCGTGTGGCGGATCCTGCGCCGGCGGGCAGAGATTGCCGGCATCAGCGTGGAGGAGGGCGAGCGCCTGTCGCCGCACGGGCTGCGGGCGGGCTTCATTACCGAGGCCTACCTGAAGGGGGCGCTGGACGAGCAGGTGATGCACCACACCCGGCAGAAGAGCCTGGCCACCACCCAGGGCTACCGGCGGCGGGCGCGCATCACCCGCGACAGCCCCGCCCGCCTGCTCGACCTGTAG
- a CDS encoding segregation and condensation protein A codes for MAEAASAAAADDWGRDLPTAEQCSPEAAPHLAVEGFAGPLDFLLEMVRRQRLDLGRLPIVALVEQLVAALEDRAGAVPLERRGEWLVMAAELVRLKAQLLWPASPQEAEAAEAEARRRLGQMEGIAVIRAAAAWLGARPQLGQAVFERGRQHRPAGPGAERVVAFWEATLVILEGRAGERSESDAPAAWRPTPPELWRVPEALARIAALLREAPAEGLTLDACLPALDPAAPDRPLQYRAALASTLVAGLELARDGAARIEQEESFGNIRLNWPTGTRHPGELQ; via the coding sequence GTGGCTGAGGCGGCCTCGGCCGCGGCAGCCGACGATTGGGGGCGGGACTTACCGACGGCGGAGCAGTGTTCGCCCGAGGCGGCGCCGCACCTGGCGGTGGAGGGGTTCGCGGGGCCGCTGGACTTCCTGCTGGAGATGGTGCGCCGGCAGCGGCTGGATCTCGGGCGGCTGCCGATCGTCGCCCTGGTCGAGCAGCTGGTGGCGGCGTTGGAGGACAGGGCCGGGGCGGTGCCGCTGGAGCGCCGGGGCGAGTGGCTGGTGATGGCCGCCGAGTTGGTGCGGCTGAAGGCGCAGCTACTGTGGCCGGCGAGCCCACAGGAGGCGGAGGCCGCCGAGGCCGAGGCGCGGCGGCGGCTGGGGCAGATGGAGGGGATCGCGGTCATCCGTGCGGCGGCGGCGTGGCTGGGGGCGCGGCCGCAGCTGGGCCAGGCGGTGTTCGAGCGGGGGCGGCAGCACAGGCCAGCGGGACCGGGGGCGGAGCGGGTGGTGGCGTTCTGGGAGGCGACGCTGGTCATCCTGGAGGGCAGGGCCGGGGAGAGGAGCGAATCCGACGCCCCGGCCGCTTGGCGCCCCACGCCGCCCGAGCTGTGGCGGGTGCCCGAGGCGCTAGCGCGCATCGCCGCGCTGCTGCGCGAAGCGCCGGCCGAGGGCCTGACGCTTGACGCCTGCCTGCCGGCGCTCGACCCCGCGGCACCGGACCGGCCGCTCCAATACCGCGCAGCGCTGGCCAGCACCCTCGTCGCCGGGCTGGAACTCGCCCGTGACGGTGCTGCCCGCATCGAGCAGGAGGAATCGTTCGGGAACATTCGATTGAATTGGCCCACAGGCACTCGGCACCCCGGCGAGCTGCAGTGA
- a CDS encoding SDR family oxidoreductase, whose product MDAPGARTPAPRAAAARPRPPSRAESSSSCRRANHHPTHLSSLFSRYRDTLLGDADRWQELFRTLPFGRPGRPEEIGHAVAFLASPLSGYTSGTILTIDGGA is encoded by the coding sequence CTGGATGCCCCTGGGGCACGAACTCCTGCACCGAGGGCGGCAGCAGCCAGACCTCGTCCACCTTCCAGGGCCGAAAGCTCTTCGTCATGCCGGCGAGCGAATCACCACCCAACCCACCTGTCGAGCCTATTCAGCCGTTACCGGGACACGCTCCTAGGCGATGCCGATCGCTGGCAGGAGCTGTTCCGGACGCTGCCCTTCGGCCGCCCCGGGCGGCCGGAGGAGATCGGCCACGCCGTGGCGTTCCTCGCCAGCCCGCTGTCGGGCTACACCTCCGGAACCATCCTGACCATCGACGGCGGTGCCTGA